CCCAACACCACTGTAACCGCCACTGCTACCGCTACCTCCACCGTCCGATCCCTCTTACTACCAACCTCCACCGTACGATCTTCAACCGAGTACGAACACGGCCCTGGCCCTTGTCCAGGTCCAGGTCCCACCTTCTTCGCGCCATCTCCGCCTTCCGATCTTCCCGCCGACCTCACAGTGGCCTCCACTCTCCAACACTTCCTTGATCGCAGAGTGATTCCAAATGACGATTGGATGATGTTGTTGAAGGGACGGCGCGGAGGGAAGACCGGAAGTTTTGACTTCGTCGGCGGTTGAACCGGAATGTTCAGTACCGTAGGTCCGACTGTTAAACGGCGGTAATATGAAGTCATGTCGACTGATTTatatgaaaaacaaagaaattaaatgcggaaaatcaaagagaaaataaaggattttttgTTGAAGGatcaaataattttgagaaatttgtaGCTGAGAGAGATTTCTATTGATACAAAATACATGATTTGACAATTGACATTTATAGTAGACGTACTCAAGTGAAAAGCTTTCTCTGGGAACTGTTACTCATTTCTATTTATCGTTATATTCTGTTTTGGGTAAACTCCAACTAATGTAACCAATttgttagtaaatttatattttagccattcaactttaaaaattacaaattagtcattaaactattcaaaatttttatttaagtcacttaAACGACCGAATAGttgaatttatgaatataattgtacTTATCAATTATCATGCATGTAATTTTTCAATCCAGTCTGATATCCCtagaatattaataaaaatactctatatattaatatttatttaacgATGAAAagctttttacataaaaatagttagaaaaatttaaatttgcatCAATTTTAACAAACGGATTAATTACTCTATTAAAATATAGAgttcatcaaataaattgatatttaaccCAACCAATCCATCCAAGTAACTCCTCttgttaaaatggtaaaatagaaTTTTGCAAAACTAACtgaaatttctatttatattattaaagagCTTTCTTTAAAATGgtaatagtttttttataaaaataatttattcaataatattataacGATAATAATGctagtaaatgaataataacatTGTAATGATGATAGGGTTGATATTGATTAATCAACAAAGAGGAGCAAAGGTGAAGAAGGTGGTGTTGGTGATAAGTGAATCGGTTTACTTGAGATAGATGGAGAGTTGAAATAAGAAAAGGATAAAGGAGAGAAGAGAATGAGAGGAGGTTGTAGTGCACTTAGGGTAAGAAGCTTAAGTGAGCTAAGAGTTGGAAGGAGAAGCATCCGCTCAACATCGTGTGTTGCGGTATATATAAGGAGAAGGTCCCCTTGCTTGGAAAAGCCACGTCATTGACAATACAAATGGTGGTCTACCTATGTGGTTGGATAGGTGGCAGGTCTCTTATATGTCAATTGTCATCAAGCATAGTACTTCGTGAGTTTGCTTTAACATTCTTTTTGTTGAAGTAATACGAGGTTGTTAAGCCTCAATAGTCTCTTGGTGATCTCCTCTTAGGGATAAAAGCGTGCCGCTGATAACAGGTGACCTACTGGAGGACTCGTTATTAGTCGATGACTTGATAGGGGAGTCAATAAGCGATCAAAGGTGAATGACCCTCCTGTGTGGTATGAAATATACGGGAGACTAGTCATTGGGTGACCAGCTAAACAACCATCTATGGACATCTCTTAGACCATGTCAAATGCTGCCATGTGTCCAACcgagtaaaataaataaaaatggaaatttaatttaataaaggtTTCTTTAgtaagattaataaataaaaataaatagctCAATCATTTTTTCCTTAttgtcttttttttccttctatttttggtttttctctaattttcctttttgattgGTTGCTATGCGGTTGTCTGCCATATTGCGATAATCGAACGGCCCTACCTGCCCTCATTTTACATGCACATTTTTGTTGTGACTCAATGCTATAAGGTATTCTTGCCTTGTTCAATGGTACGGTCTTTCGCccaattttggttttaaattgatATCAATTAGTTTAAGCATTTCGAATGTTTACAGCCAGTACCTGTATTGATATGTATTGATATGTATTAACCCATACCGATAAACCTGAGACAGTACAACGAAACACGCTGACACTAGTACATATCAGAACTAAAACATCTACTGGTACGATGCTGACTAACTTGATTAATGATCTTCTCGACCTAGCTTTGGACAagaattttctaatttgaactgattcaaccaaaatttatgaaaaatattaagtttacaCATGACACATAAAGGGATAGGATATCTTGCAATGAATTTGAATATCAACTATAACATCCAAATATGCTTACTGTTGTGTGCCTCTCTTACCTTGCATCGGCTTCTAACCCAAAACCCTATTATCCATTCTTAAGCAAATGACCGGCAAACTCTACTCGACTTCACTCTCGCTTCTTGACTCTCGATCTTCGAACAAGTCCTCTGGTGGGTCATACACAATCATGTCCGGGAAAAGCTCCAAGAAATCATCTTTGACCTTCTCTCTCAGTTCCGGATAAGGAATGAGCCCTTTCAGGATTACTCGAAACGGCAACGACAAAGGAGGGTCAGGGGATCGTCTCATTTCATCGTATATGTCCATGGCCTCCGACGGTAATCCACTATCTAAGTATACTCGAACCAGGTCTCCGAATGTATGCTGATCAAACAAAACTTGCTCTTTTTTCAAATCTTCCCAAACCCGCCTTGATTCATCTACCTTTCGGTTTCTAGCTAGCATCATAAGCATATCCCTGTAAAAGAACATATCCGGCCGGTACCATATCTCTTTACGCACCACATCATATAActgagaaaaagaaatgagataGAATAACTTAACAAGCATCTAATTTGAGCCTAGTTAATGAGTAATGAGCATCTATGTTATTCAGACTCGGGAGTGAGTGTCGTAACCAGTTATGTGTACATGAAGAAAATGCTCAACACTCAATTTTCTATACCTCATACCAGGTTCGAATATATATTAGAAACAAATATTTACtttagaaaaaaggaaaaatccaAGTAACATTGATTGGCGATTTCGGTATAATGCAAGCTAGAATTTGAGTGGAAGCATGCTAGGTGCTTGcaaattaacaaaacaaatcaataaataatgcAAATTAACAAAACAACAATAAACAGAAAGAATACCTTCATTCATAATCAAATACCCTTTAACATACACCAATTAGAACAAATCAATAAACAATGCAAATTAAACATAGaaatttgttgttattatttatgcTTCCTTTTCTTTGGGACATTTCAACAAACAGAAAGAATACCTTCATGGTTAGAAAAACCAGATTTATCCCATTATTATGCTTCCTTCTCTTAAATTAGAAGCCCAAGATTAAAACTAGTAAGAAATGTATGCATATAGTGCTTGCTTAGTAGCCtctaaaattgtgaaaaaaagaTCATCATGTTTACAGTCACTTCCTCCTAAACCagagtttattattattatgcttcCTTCTCTTTGGGACATTTCAACAAACAGAAAGAATACATTCATGGATAGAAAAACTGCTCCACCCATCATTATGCTTCCTTCTCTTAGTACTTGCTTAGTAGCCTCTATATGGAAAAGATTATCACGTTTACAATTAATTCCTCTTAAACCAGATTTATCCATCTTCCCAGAAATTAAAACTAGAagttctttattattttattgtcctTCCTTCTCTTTGGGACATTTAAACAAACAGAAAGAGTACCTTCATGGAGAGAAAAACCTGGTTTTGCCTTTGGAACTCAGCGAGAACAGATACAATATCAGACTTTAACAAGCGGGAGACATGGGAGAGGATAAAGCGGTGCAGTCGGACCGGGTTGGATTGTAGGCGCTTAAGCTCCTTGGCCGCAATCAACCCCTCTTTGGTCATTTCTTTCTTCCGCCTCCATATCGATAAGCTCGGGCTCGAAGAGGAGACTGCTACTGCTGAACCCGAAACGTAGAAGCGAACCAAGGCGAGCCTTTGGGTTTCAATCGAAGTATCGTGTAAAAGCAACCGAATCGACGAGGCACGAGCTTTGGCTATAAGGCTGCGAGTTAAACGCTGCATAGATTGAAGTAAGCTCGACGAGGAATTAGCCTTTTAATCGAAGGCTTAGCATCTGATTGAAGCAAGTGCGAGTTAAAAGCTTTTGGTTTCTCACTGGCTTTTAGTTTCCGGGAAAATATATTTCACGGTAAGAAATTGTTTTACCGGCGGTCGTTTCCtaactcctatttttatttaagtcttcGTGATgggttattaatatttaattgataaaaagatgaaatcaaATACTTAAGTGATATTTTTGtaactattaatataatttactttatttttttattagttaataaaGAAGGAGACCTTGGATCTCGAGTACTCAAGTTTGAGACTCACCATACGCAATTATAAGAGTGGGTCTCTAAATCTCACAATGTGCGATTATCACGtgattttaatctaatttgttAGTTTTAGTATGGATTGGACTCGTACTTATTCTTATTCcaattatgttataattgtttaattatactttttaattctttaaacaatccatattataataatttgatactTATGATTTCTCGATCATGTATTTATAATTACACTTAtaacactttaaaaataatttcaacttgatattttttcaaaatcggACCTCGACCCGATCGGGCCGGTTTATCAACCTAAAAATGTTGTATGTGAGCTAAAAACAACTGTCAAATGAGCGAATAAGTGCTCCAAATGTGGTCCCCACTAGCTGTTCGTTTCCTCGCTCGTGGTTTTAGTGCATGCTTTCCGTAATTAACTGAAAGAGTACtgtaataaattttcttttacgcGGTGAACCCATAATTCATGTTTATATACTGGCTAAACTACAACcaaagtcactaaattattaataagtttatgttttagtcatttaacttcaaaaagttacaaaatgatcattaaactattcaaaaattttcatttaagtcaccaTGCTATTAAAAATCATTGTTGTATGGCATTCTCTGATGCACCGCCTGCACCGATTGAAAGCTAActttcctattttttttatagttcaGTTTTTTTCACGAAACAACTTTAAATGTTACAAATCTGCAAACCTAAATCCaaacatttttcttcttttatctcCGACACTGATTGTTAAATTGATtgttaaatttaactcaacGGCTgggttcaattaatttttttcttttgtcaattgagtcttaactcgattagCATGACATTGTTGTCAATACAGAATGACGTGGATTCGAGTgcactgaagcgcattatccttctatttatgagttggtGATGGACTATAATCATAACCTATAATgtgattattcaaaaaataaattttcttttacattttaacatttagttccttttctttttaattattgggtccataaattaacataaataaattaggtATGCTATAAATTTTGACTaaatgtagttttttttttactataatcCAACTTTTAAAGGTCTTATTTAAATTGAGTTAACTCTAAATTTAAACGTGCTTGATTCTACGAAGCATTTGGCAATGGCTTTTAGGGATCATATTGGGATTAATGATGATGATTCTTTGTAGATTGGTGACCCGACGAATTCTGAATCTAGTATTTCAATCTAAAAAATGTGTGGGATAGTTGGGAAATGCACTATTATTTAGAAAGGTCAGGTTCttaataaaactatatattaagGATCATGACGAGCGTTTTATGACTATTGAAAACACTAAGGTCTCTCTTTTAGATTCGATGAACTCTATAGTGGCTTTAATAAATTCCTAGATTGATACTGAGCCTAATAAAGTTGTGACGGTTCCAAATAGCAAACATCAGAGTACATAAACTACTTCTAAGCAGTAGAGTTGGAATGATagcttaattgtttttctaaAGGGTGTTATTTCAATGTCTTattcattcattaaaaaaaaacatttgttttcctttttgtaCATAAAATTAAGTGTGTTAAAAGAGCCTTCCAATCCATTAGAGGATACAATAAAAGAGCccatattaattaaaaggttaaattattatttggggCTTGAACGTTAGGATTTTCATTTTCAAGGactagtttaaataaaaaatcaattcttAATATAGAAACAATTATCACATtcagaatttattttttattaccccaaaataatttacattttatgaaaagttactcaactaaaattttaaactaaatattattatatgcatagtttttaaatatattttatttattaattcaacattgattatatatattttgctcAACTcgacttaataattataattataattgtaaattatcctagaaagataatttaaatcttattaagtaacaataataatatttttatgtgttttctTTTATCCATCATAAAGACACATTTCTTATTGTAGTGtcttgtgttttctttttaattatatttgatgaattttttaatgtgCTAATAATatcagaaattaaatttcatcaaatcaatcctAAATCTCAATTCACACCCATCAGTCCATCAtacttaatttaacaaattaaacgaaaattaaataaattcacaattaatactaaatttactttattaacaaaatcatgaaaaattcaaatataataatattaacaattaactttcatcaaatcaactttaaaacccgaattaaacactaaaaagttaACATTGTTATCTTTgagtatcaaaatatataactttgtcaaataaatatatcaaatttgacaaaaataatacaagtaccacattaaaaaatatcaaactttgatatcaaatgatatattaagcctaaaaataaattaaaacttattgcTTTACAAATTCTCatttagattttgataaaaaattaacattttattaaattgacgtgataaataaaataatttaatacactt
The nucleotide sequence above comes from Gossypium raimondii isolate GPD5lz chromosome 13, ASM2569854v1, whole genome shotgun sequence. Encoded proteins:
- the LOC105784033 gene encoding pentatricopeptide repeat-containing protein At1g62350, with translation MQRLTRSLIAKARASSIRLLLHDTSIETQRLALVRFYVSGSAVAVSSSSPSLSIWRRKKEMTKEGLIAAKELKRLQSNPVRLHRFILSHVSRLLKSDIVSVLAEFQRQNQVFLSMKLYDVVRKEIWYRPDMFFYRDMLMMLARNRKVDESRRVWEDLKKEQVLFDQHTFGDLVRVYLDSGLPSEAMDIYDEMRRSPDPPLSLPFRVILKGLIPYPELREKVKDDFLELFPDMIVYDPPEDLFEDRESRSESEVE